The Alnus glutinosa chromosome 8, dhAlnGlut1.1, whole genome shotgun sequence DNA segment GATACTTTTTATGAATGTCAACTAAGTATCGTAAGTAAATTGCTTTTAGTTGTTCAATCATTTGATAACCAGAGTCATTCTTTGATAAATGATCACTATGAGTCAGACTCAATAGAATTTGATCAATCCTTTTTTCTGTTGTTAAGGTGGAGAACTGGACCAAGAATTCTCTTTCTTTATCATCAATTGAATCACTGTTCGAGACACATGATTCTATTTTATCATCAATCCAATCACCGTtcacgttttttctttttcttatcaaTGAATAGATCTCTTTACTTGTATGACTTAGATGTCTCGTATTTCTCGAAAAAGCGATTGGATTGATGGGATTTGGTATGATACTTATGAGATCGATGAGATTGATATTCAAATATTTCTTCTTAGAACGTATTGATTTGACCCCATAAGTGGGACCACCACCTCATAGCATTTTGTTGCCAGAAGCATAACCCCGTACTTCTTCTATAGAATCTCCTAATTGTTCCAGAGCAACTAGAAAGAGATTCTTTAACTGTAAAGAATTCAATTCAGGGGTAGTCTTGAAGTGTGAATCGTGTTAGAGGGGAGGCGAATGGAATAGCTCATAGGTTAGTCAATTAAGCGCTTTCTCTTATGGACAAATAAATTCATATGGAGAAAGTCTTTCTTTGTATTCTTGACATTGGAACTGCTGAACACAGTATTCACGTTTTTCATATCAATGAAAATAATGCGTGACtgaattcaaaaaacaaaagagtgaTGAATTAGCTTAAGATGATAggaaatattaaatttaattattttagttaatattctaacacgtTTCTTCACATGTGGGCTCAAACACACTCTTAATAAGGGATGATCAATACATGGgttgtttaattatatatttaatgtaTTGAGCCTCACTTATTTAAATGACAGGTAAACGGTAAAGTCAGAGTTTGAACTTATGGCCTCTAGCTTTAGCCATATTAAATCATAtagaaaattatagaaaattataaatttaatcatatatatatatatatatatatatatatatatagacacacacatacTTGACCTATACTTAACATAATATTGGTCTTTCAATGTTGTTGGATTTATAGCTTTCAGGAATTTAAGGCTTAAAATTGGAGGTTCTATGCAAGACCAAGTAATTTATGAGGTAGGAAGTCCAAAGTACCCTTGCCATCCATATCTACAAGCAGGAAACGATTCGTTGTATGGATTAACAACCGGATGTTTATACATGTTGAGGTGGGATGAGCTGAACCAGTTTTTCAATAAGACAGGGTAAGAGAGTACAAAACTATCTTGTTAAATGCTttcttattaataattttttctttcccaATTCGTGTGAAGGGGCACTTTGCATGGGTTCAAGGTTTACCCGATATGGGTGAGTATACGAAGTGTGACCATGCTTTGAAGGATTCCTCatcataaaaatatgaaaaaacttcacttataacctctgatcttttatcacttttgtaaaaatgtacccaaactttaaaaagtgtcaatttagggtatctatcttcaaattttttatttttttattttttttcaatttcaaccctccattagaattttcaattaaatcctatcaaaatttccaaaataccattctttttttagggaaaaaaagaagaaaaaaaaatcgctaggatttaggtgttagttagaatttgcaaaaatacccatgcctaaatctttgaaattctttctatattttttttttcttttttttttttcctaaaaaaagaagaatgacattttgaaaattttgacaggatttaacgaaaaattataacggagggttgaaattgaaagatggataccctaaattgacactttttaaaatttgggtacctttttgcaaaagtgataaaagatcaagagttataagtgaagttctctctAATAATGCATCCTTGTCATGTGATTTTAGTTTGAATATATCTTGTGTTTGTAGGGCAGTCGTGACAATTGGCTTGAATGCTCTCTATGGGAGGGAGAAACATGATAAACACATGTTTTGGGTAGGAGATTGGGACCCCAGTAACACTCAGGCTCTAATGAACTATACCATTTTAAAGGGATACCATATAGATTCATGGGAATTTGGTAAGTAGCCGTTAAATTACCACTAATcacaaaagtttaagttgatagaaatgaatgaatttaataatttaatttatatattttaacactttcaCTCACGTATTGGCTCAAAATACTCCTTAATAAGTAAGActcaacacatgaaatatttgatTGAAATTAAGAGGTGAATGATAGAAACTACAAGGTTCGAACTCACGACATTtactctaataccatattaaatcatgacctataattatttaatttatatttaacaCTAACAAATGGACTAAGCTCTTTGTTGTTCCCAATATTGTAGGTAATAACTTGAGTGGAAGTGGCAATGGTACAAGAGTTGAAGCTGGACAGTACGTAAAAGATGTgataaaccttaaaaaaattatgaatgagTTGTATAGACAGTCCAATTACATGTCTACACTTGTAGCACCTGGAGGGTTCTTTAACCAGGATTGGTATATTCAGCTTCTTGAGGATTCAGGTTCAGACGTAGTCAATATTGTGACACATAGTATCTACAATTTAGGTGCAGGTATGCAACTATCTTACAATGCTGACGTATATGGTAGTCTCGTTACGTGCTCTTTAGCTTATAGTGTATTCCATTATCTTACAATGCTAACATGACAGTCTTGTTTACGTGCCCTTTAGCTTATCAGTTTACTCAATTATTTTACAATGCTAACATGATAGTCTCGTTTACGTGACCTTTAGCTTATATAGTCTACTCTATTATCTTACAATGCTGACGTACAGGACGGTCTGGTTTACGTTCCCTTCAGCTTATACAATCTCTTTCATTATCTTACAATGTTGATATGACAGCCTCGTTTACGTGCCCTTCAGCTTATACGGTCTACTCTATTATCTTACAATGCTAACATGACAGTCTCGTTTACATGCCTTTCAACTTATACAGTTTACTCCATTATCTTACAATGCTGACGTACATGACAGTCTCGTTTATGTGACCTTCAGCTTATACAGTCTACTCCATTATCTTACAATGCGAATATGACAGTCTCGTTTGCGTGCCCTTCAGCTTGTACGGTCCACTCCATTATCTTACAATGCAAATATGACAATCTCGTTTATGTGCCCTTCAGCTTGTATAGTCCACTCCATTATCTTACAATGCTGATATGACAGTCTCGTTTACGTGCCCTTCAGCTTATACAGTTTACTCCATTATCTTATATTGCTGACATGATAGTCTCGTTTACGTGCCCTTCAGCTTGTATAGTCTACTTCGTTATCCTACAATGCTGACATGACAATCTCGTTTACGTGCCCTTCAACTTATGCAGTCTACTTTATTATCTTACAATGCTGACGTACATGACAGTCTCGTTTACGTGCCCTTCAACTTATACAGTCTACTTTATTATCTTACAATGCTAACGTACATGACAGTCTCGTTTACATGCCCTTCAGCTTATATAGTCTACTCCATTGCAGGTAATGATCCCAATCTCATAAAGAGGATACTGGATCCTTCTTACTTGAGAAACAGCATAATAAACACGTTCACAAATATTGAAGGGATGGTTCAAGATTATGCTATTTGGGCTTCTATATGGGTTGGAGAATCTGGTGGTGCCTTTCAGGGTGGTGGTCGTCATGTGTCTGACAGATTTGTGAATAGCTTCTGGTACTGTTGGTTGCCTCATTGActgtttcttcttgttctttcatTTTATCAATGGAAGAGAAACTTAATTACCCCAAAATGTTCTATTTCTTGTCTTCAAATTTTAGGTACTTGGATCAGCTTGGAATGGCAGCCAAGTACAACACTAAGGTATATTGCAGGCAGAGTTTGGTTGGTGCCAACTATGCTCTCCTCAATATAACCACAATGGAACCCAACCCTGATTACTACAGGTAAGAGAAaatgctcatatatatatatattttgaaagtaTACTTTAACCTCCTAAACTATTgtcttattttcatttatacttccaaactttaaaaagtggcaTTTGCATGTCAAATTAGAGACTTTTTTTTCTCACCAAAATACTcttgaagttattaaaaaataaaataaataactgtttgaaaaaaaattaagggagcTAACATAAAAACggccaacaaaaaaattagggagctaacataaaaattaagggagctaacaaaaaaattaataactgtttgaacagtaaacggCTCTAAATTATTAGCgctaataattagttttttttttctctttttaaaagatttttaataattttaggtTTTcccaaatggtaattttttaataactttcaGAGCATTTTtgacagaaaaatgaaaaagtgtctaatttgacacacAATAATAGTTTAGGGGGTCACAATgtcacttttaaaattttggaggcataaataaaattttggtcATACTTTAAGGgggcaaaatatatttttccctttttttttttattcttttctttttaaggggGCAACCTTATCTAATTGAGCATTGTTTTCTTTTGAATAGTGCACTTCTATGGCATCGGCTTATGGGAAAAGGAGCTCTTGAAGCTAGTAGGCTTCATGATCAACCATATTTACGCCGATATATTCATTGTTCAAAAGGAAGAGTAATGCTCTATCATATGTGGatttttaatcctttttttttttttttttcctaagccaATAGGGAAAAGGTTACAAATGGgggttttccattttttatccGAACATAAGAGAAATGGGTGACCAAGTAGGAATATTTCCAAACACAAGGTTGGAAGTGGCCTATCGTGCTAAACAATGTGCACGGTAATTTGCACTCCTAGAGACTTTGCAAGCCTTCCAgctatataaagaaagaaagttaatggttatataaaaaataatggcATCAAAATTCTAGTCTTTGAAAAGAATCAGATGGTGAATGGCAAGAATTAGATTGATAACATCTTCTTCCAAAATAAGCGAGTAGATCTCGAGAGAGGAAGATATTTGAGATGCTAAAAGAGCAGCTTGAACTTCACCAATAACGGCATCGGTAGTGGATAGACGTTTGGTAGTAGCATGGATAATTTTACCATTAGAGTCAAGGCAATAACTTTAAATCTTATTTTTTGATCAGTAGGTTTATCTTTAGGGAAATGCAATTTTGCATTTTCTCAGCATACTCGgacaattttctctttttatattcATGACTGGTTGATCTTCtcatatatatactaattataGCTATTGTGATCTTGTTGTGATCTTGTTACAGGCAGGTGTAACTTTTCTGCTGATTAATTTGAGCAAAGACACTGAattcctaataaaaaatatcaacaacCACACGATCAATGGAGAATCATTGAGAGAGGAGTACCACTTAAGTCCAAAAGATGGGAATCTTCAAAGCCAAACCTCACTTCTTAATGGAAATCCATTGAATGTTACCAATGGAGAACTCCCAAGATTGGACCCTGTCTTTCGTGAAGGGCATGCTCCAATACATGTTGCACCTTTATCCATTGCCTTCATAGTCATTCCAAACTTTGAGGCTCCTGCTTGTGCAAAATACATTATAACATGAGCAATAAAAGGTTTGTCAAATAAGATATTATTTGAATATATCTAAAGTATATTTTGAATACTTATCTAATTGATGGCCTGATGTCAATATATTTTGGTGATGTTAAATATACTAGAGAAATATATGAACGAGAGATAGCGGAAGCATATAATGGACAGCATTGTATTGTAgtatatataataagattacATAGGTCTGTATTTATAGAGAGGCAATGAGCAGTGACTAGGAAAAGACTACATAAGGTAgggaataaaataaatgtaacgACAtagggaaaagcgctagccacatttgcgctatcactctaaaagaacaagtcaatttagagctttcTTAGAATcttttataaagctcaatttcaccaagtaactaggcaatgtgggagtAAGCACCCATAAGCATCTCCTATAAATCActtactctatgtgagctactcCTTATCTTCTCAATGTGAGACATGggttgtaatgtccaagacatttcGTAATAACTAAAACACGAACTttgggtaaataattaattaaagttaatttagtgtctttaaaatgtaagaaaatatttttaggcctaaagaaaagaaattacaaaaagaaaagaattaaagaattaaagaatttaaataagaaaatagaaaataaaataaaagaaaagaaataataatatatatatatatatatatatatatatatatatatatatatatatatatatatatatatatatatataaaacaaaaaaagagacgTGGTGAGGTGCAAGACTTGCGCCCCACCACTAAACAAGGAAGGGCCACATGGcccttcaaaagaaaaaaagtaaataaataataaaatgaagagaGGCGCACAGACGTGCGCCcctcaagagaaaaagaaaggaggcaGTATGCGTCCTCTCAGACCAGAcccatgaagaaaaagaaaagaaataaaaaaaaaaaaaaaaaaaaaaaaggtgggatTCTCTCTTAGTTTTTAAGGGAAAATCACGATCCACGAAGATTCAACAATCtgcttcggaaacgtgatccttgtcctcggatctacgttttcaccgatcattttgaggtaaaacactaaactcgtgtttttgagatttttggattaaaatcttgaaatttgAGTTTAATTCTCATTGTTCTTTAGGTGTTTTGAGTTGTTGGAACTTGCTTAAAGCTACCCAAACCTTGGGTTTTGGTTTAGTGaacttttggtaagttttccctaaccctaacttttgggtattttatttaaatgttgttttatgagtttaaccctaagtaaatacTCATGGGTTAACATTATTGTGGCTAGATTatgggtatttaatttaaatggtattttgtaaaattaaccctaaaattttcttatgagttaatattattttaaatatgttagtggattaatatttattgtgattaagtTAATGAACATGATTTGGGAGTTATTATTATTGTGGTTATATAGCATTATTATGTAATGGGTTagtgaaaatataatttgaggATTAGTGTTTAATATTATGGATAATTATTTaggatgtgatttttaatatctaaccctaagcaaatatttttggttagtattattttggtttagttagtgtctagcCCTAAACTAGTATTTTGGGTCAGTAGGGTTGTGGTTAAATTAGTAAATAAGGTTTATGGGTGTGTGTTTGGAACCCTAGAAAGATCTATGGATTTCCATGGGTTAGTTCTTGgggcaatttaagagctaaatgtaAGTCCAATATTAGAAAAATGTTAATAATGTGCAACGTGTAATTTTACAGTGGCACATTGCAAGGATAATTTAGGAAACCTAGTTGAACCAAAATCCGCGCAGCCAAGATGAATATTTTACTTACTGAGAAAAATGTACTTGTACTTATTCAATAGATTTGCAAATGATATAAGATTTTATTAccgaaccgacaatatgttgacaatatgttttggatgttttaagtagtttcaattatgttgaaatatcaatgatgtttatgaattgatgcatgaatgaaagtgtgatttgaattgatttgaaaagTTTGATTGCCTGCTATTGTTGTGATTTAAATTACGCAAATATCAATTGATGAGTTGatgtgttaaattgtttatggatttatatCAAAAGCATGAGTTAAAGATATGAtccatgaaatgaaatgtattgttttaaggcatgaggcataagcatatgaacgctaaacgtgcatcgaagtgaggttcataGCCCACATAAAACTATACATGGGTTAGATTCtcatgaggtgcctacttgaTTTAGATTCTCTTGAGGTACCCACGAggtacttacttgggttagattcccaagAAGTGCTTCACCTTGGGTTCAATTCCCATGGAgtgcttacttgggttagattcccttgaagcaCTATACTTTGGTTAAATTCCCAAgacataaaaaaatgagaatgtgCATTGCAtgagcatatatagcattgttttatgagtgtgatgtttttatactatgagtagttttgctggACGTATTAGTACGCACAAGAATCTCAATGggaaagagcttatgtatatttctatcgaatggttgcatgatttaaatgccattgttttccaGCTTAAGGTCTACGTGCATGCGAACACCCTCATGTGTATGTAAGCCTAAGCTACTAAATCGAAAatattatagtaggtgagaatATAtttagttgtttccaacaatgaaacttctatgtataagctcagctgcgtagtatgctttaaatgttttctattagtcggtgtttgctgtatCTGCTAttgggattttcaaacaaaagtttataaaattggtagcagTTACAGTATATGCAAGACTAGAAAGAAAAGTCaattctttgcgaaaactcagtcaatttaatatcactaaggtctcggtattatgtattgagacggtgaactcatcctttcacctatacggatgtggcaaacccccccccccccccaacaaccatatagatgatgttcatttggctgcaggtacttcaaAGTTAGATGACAATGCAGTAGCACTATATATGGGATATTACGACTAGAGCTCGATGCGACAGTCGTAATGTGatggaccacgggttgtccattcttttgggtattttataTATGACTCGTGACAtatgtgtcacttattcttttgtgtaaccattcttttttaatagttataatgttattaagccttaaacaaatagacatGTGTATGACTCTTTTGTGTAAACAACATGTTTATTTTTAGATATGGTTTCCCCCTGAGTTAACGATTGTATCATTATGTTTTCCACTACATAGATATAACTTTGATTATCATGTGCATGTTATGAGGCATatgtcatatgttggctgagcgacatgcaGTCGTGCCACTAAGAAGACCCGTTcgtatgatttcaaaaaaaaaaaggggtcgtcaCATAGGCGTTACAATAAACTTGgggaataatataatattcttaaCAGGTGAGAGAACTTGTCATTCAATCATTCATAGACCGTATTAAATgcaaatttatttctttagatAGTTTGATATCATTTGATAATATTTCTTACAGTAATATTATTCTTCACACCTATTTATTATACTCATTTCTTACCGACTAATGTTGCGTGTTTTAAGCGGCTCATGtcaatcacttaaaaaaataaaataaaagtcatttaaaacacGCAACGTCAATCAATGTGAAATGGGTGTTGTAACaccccaaaattaattaactatgaTAATTAACTTGGAGTGTTACTCGTAGCGCCTCAACACTAATTAACTCGTAATTAGTTGGAATTACTACATTTAACACTAattatcagagttaaatataaTGAAAAGAGGAAACACTTATTCGTCAAATATAAACACAAAACTTCCAAGAGAAAGTAATTCACAATAAACATTATTGTCTAAACTATACTATACAAACTTGCCTACACAAGCTTATCTTTTAGCATCTTCAACCTTACGAATTGCTCAAATCTGCTTTCGAGAAAACCTGTTAAACTGTAAAATACCAAGATGTTTTACTGGTGAAAAAGTAACTGCGTAAGACCGcgacttaataaataaattattaaggaACTTGGCATGCAATGAGCCTTATTTTACAGAATATATGCATTAGACTTTAGTAACTGAAAATGTCATAAAAAGAGTTGCTCAGTTATAACATATTTGCATGACAAAAACAGATTAACCATTatgtaagtatttacttaccttgATTGTTTATCCTCAATCCGAACATTTTAAAAGATTAACTTCAcgttttttcaaatcatactcTAATATTAGACATATTTCATACTAAAATCTCTATCTTACATGTGAAACCATAATCATGTGTTTAGAAAACCCTTATCGTGCACTTAACCCTAATCAACATATTCTGACTTCATCGAACAATCGATCCTCGAGGTAGATGTTATGCTAATAGCTATATTTACTTAGTTTAATATATCAAAACCTAATATCAAGCTCAACCAAGACTCCTAATGATTTTAATGAGTCATAATATACATCATGCACATACATAATCAAGTATGGCCTTATACATGgctttaaaaacattaaaagaacTAGATTTTGTTGTTATAATCATAATCCATTGCTACTTAACAAGGAAAAGTGTCTTAAAGTACTAAATATAGATGCTTTGATActattttaacatttaaaaaaataaaaaaataaaaaaaatctatcgtTAGAGTTCATACTTTTTTTGCAAGAATCAGCTTTCATTTCTTAAAAATGCCAACTTTAACTCATGTGAGATGAAAACAACTACTCATGCTTAAGTATGAAAATCATAGTAATAATAATGCATAAAAACTAAAGATTAAAGATTAAGTTAAGCCGTGTTATCACAATATATTAGCTTTTCAAAGCTTTGAGAAGCAAGTCCTCCAAGATggcctctttctctctctctctctctctctctctctctctctagggttaAGTTAATTGGAACCTAagttaaatcttttttttttttattagtaataaagagttttattaaaagtgtaaggagCCTCTAAGTACACCGGCAGTGTACAAAGAAAGCACCTAGCTAAAAAGAgaacaaacaaacccaaaagaacACCCAAGAAGCAGCCCACAAAATAAACCCAACTAAACCCACAAAGAAATAAACCCAAAACCCGAGTTAAATCTTTTTGCTGGATATATATGTAAATTccctatgaattttttttttctctaaatggACAAaaatgcctatatatatatatatatatatatatatatatatatatatatatatatatatatatatatatatatatatataataatcgtTCTAAACACCATACTTAGTAATCACACGCATAAACAATGTTTGTGAATGCATTAATAACTGAAAACGTCTTCATATCTGTCTTAATAACTCAttgtatgttttatatatataaaacattgaCTTCATGACTCATTATTTGTAGAAAACCACGTAAAGTGATGGCAGTATGCTTGGTGTTGTAGTATGGTTTACATTTAATAAAGATGCAATATtaactaaattatattttaaaaagtcatGAAGTTCtttattccaaaaaagaaaaaaatagaaatcctATCGGATTCACTTTTGTATCAAACGAGCCTTATGTATTTGAATAGAGAAgcaaaagaaatattttgaaaaacatGAAAGGATAAACTAAACATAGGAATCTCATATTTACAAAAATCTTATTAAATTCTTAATCATTTTCACATTCCCaattggacaaaaatttcctgaaatttcatacaaaccagcTTCTAATAGTGACATGTGTCTGTTGCATGTAAAAAGTACAaggtttttttaattgtatgtcacatgcttttttaatagcttaaaaaacatatatcacttttagatgataaaattcaatttgtagaaaatttatgtcctcgTTGAAATACAGATTTGCAAGCATCACTGGTAGTGCTTTCACTGATgattaaaaatagtgattttggttttgaaaactaaATCGGCTTGAACGACTACGtagattttaatatttataaaccactcacaaTAGTATGAATCTTTATACTATAGTGAGGGTGTCGAATCACAAGGATTGTGTatgttgttttgcgtaatggaataCTTAAGATGTTATCGAATTTAACCTTgaaaagatattttgttttgattttaaaaactaagttAACACAaactaagaacaataaaaaTGGAGAGACTTGAATGCAAAgtatagggaattgatttcactcaatcctcatacCAATGGCAGATTATATCTATCTTGGATTTCCTTTACATGCATAATACaagcgcgtaatgattgtcaatcacacgacgacctcaacatgaaacTACTTAAGTTAAAAGGTAATAATAATCTATCCAGTTACACATTAATCATCCAACTAACATCTACTTATGAATGAAATATGCTCCCTAGCATAGACTATAAGACCTCTTAACAAGCATACATAtctatggaaaaagcataaatcatcttAGTTTTGCACGGATCATCCACATAAAAATTacattataatgaaaaaaacatcttaaaaagcatttaaactaaaatgatgtggagtaatatgtgttccctagcatggtTTATCAAGTTCACATAGATTATGTCAaagagcatcattacatagTCATTGTTCCCTTAATTACAGAAAAATGAACGTTCAGTTCATTCAAGAATTGAAGGGTTCTTATAGACAAAAAAACCTTATTTTCAAGATTGAATATTGATTGAAGAACGTTTCACAAGAGTTTTGTAAACCTCTAGGCTATGTAATCAT contains these protein-coding regions:
- the LOC133876073 gene encoding heparanase-like protein 2 yields the protein MGFIITLFLLLVSLHAILFSQEINFANIVVNGTTTIGETDDNYICATIGWFPSGTCRYNYCMLQNSSAITLDLSNPLLAKTIQAFRNLRLKIGGSMQDQVIYEVGSPKYPCHPYLQAGNDSLYGLTTGCLYMLRWDELNQFFNKTGAVVTIGLNALYGREKHDKHMFWVGDWDPSNTQALMNYTILKGYHIDSWEFGNNLSGSGNGTRVEAGQYVKDVINLKKIMNELYRQSNYMSTLVAPGGFFNQDWYIQLLEDSGSDVVNIVTHSIYNLGAGNDPNLIKRILDPSYLRNSIINTFTNIEGMVQDYAIWASIWVGESGGAFQGGGRHVSDRFVNSFWYLDQLGMAAKYNTKVYCRQSLVGANYALLNITTMEPNPDYYSALLWHRLMGKGALEASRLHDQPYLRRYIHCSKGRAGVTFLLINLSKDTEFLIKNINNHTINGESLREEYHLSPKDGNLQSQTSLLNGNPLNVTNGELPRLDPVFREGHAPIHVAPLSIAFIVIPNFEAPACAKYIIT